The following are encoded together in the Zingiber officinale cultivar Zhangliang chromosome 8A, Zo_v1.1, whole genome shotgun sequence genome:
- the LOC122009583 gene encoding SEC12-like protein 1 isoform X2, whose amino-acid sequence MEGDDTAGPATCAAWIRGPEKRLLVVMGRARNHSCPPVIDIIEFDPKTASLSPDPLARFVIRDEEGGDPLGIAVHPSGDEFVCSTASGCRLYDLDYHNLGIKILVKDLPAIQSIGTQKCLAFSTDGLKFAVGGEDGHLRIIHWPTLNLLLDEPKAHNSFRDMDISLDSEFLVSTSTDGSARIWKIAEGVPLASLTRTADEKIECCRFSRDGTKPFLFCTGQKGNKAVTTVWDISTWNRIGYKKLMGKPISVLSISLDGKYLGLGSKDGDMCVVEVNTMSISHLSKKLHLGTPISLMEFAPKERVVISTSSQWGFKLTKLNVPADWKEWQIYLILTNLEDFDQWPSPILNLQTMAPGEDSRLMSSSVQDSQ is encoded by the exons atggagggCGACGACACGGCGGGACCGGCGACGTGCGCGGCGTGGATCCGGGGACCGGAGAAGCGGCTGCTGGTGGTGATGGGAAGGGCGAGGAATCACTCCTGCCCTCCCGTGATCGACATCATCGAGTTCGACCCCAAGACCGCTTCTCTCTCCCCCGATCCCCTG GCGAGGTTCGTGATCAGGGATGAGGAGGGAGGCGACCCACTGGGGATCGCGGTGCACCCTAGTGGGGACGAGTTCGTTTGCTCCACCGCCAGCGGCTGCAG ATTATATGACTTAGATTATCACAATTTGGGTATAAAGATCCTAGTCAAGGATCTTCCAGCTATCCAGTCCATTGGCACTCAGAAATGTCTGGCATTTAGTACAGATGGTTTGAAATTTGCTGTTGGTGGAGAA GATGGACATCTTAGAATAATTCATTGGCCAACATTGAATTTGCTCTTAGATGAGCCAAAAGCTCACAACTCTTTTAGAGACATGGATATCAG CTTAGACTCAGAATTCTTAGTTTCAACATCTACTGATGGTTCTGCAAGAATATGGAAGATAGCTGAGGGTGTTCCATTAGCCTCATTAACTCGCACTGCA GATGAGAAGATTGAGTGTTGCCGATTTTCTAGAGATGGAACAAAACCCTTCTTATTTTGCACTGGCCAAAAAG GTAATAAAGCGGTAACTACAGTATGGGATATTAGTACATGGAACAGAATTGGTTATAAGAAGCTAATGGGAAAGCCTATTTCTGTTCTTTCAATTAGCTTGGATGGGAAGTACCTTGGACT TGGCAGCAAAGATGGTGATATGTGTGTAGTCGAAGTGAACACAATGTCAATTTCTCACTTGAGTAAGAAGCTTCATCTAGGCACTCCCATTTCATTGATGGAATTTGCTCCTAAAGAAAG GGTTGTTATTTCTACTTCCAGTCAATGGGGGTTCAAGCTCACCAAACTCAATGTACCTGCAGATTGGAAAG AGTGGCAGATCTACTTGATATTG ACCAACCTGGAAGATTTCGACCAGTGGCCTTCACCGATTCTCAACCTTCAGACGATGGCCCCTGGTGAGGACTCGAGACTCATGTCAAGTTCGGTCCAAGACTCACAATAG
- the LOC122009584 gene encoding bax inhibitor 1-like → MDAFFQSRSQSHGGWTRNSFKNFGQIPSNVQNHMMLVYLTLCCALAASAVGAYLHILMNVGGFLTMLGCFGSIMGLLSMPPYEEKKRFGLLMAASAFEGASIGPLIELAIEFDSSILVTAFVGTAIAFACFSGAALLAKRREYLYLGGLLSSGLSILIWLQFASSIFGQSSAGLKIELYLGLLVFIGYMIYDTQEILERAYHGEMDYVKHALTLFTDFLAVFVRILVIMIKNSSEKSEDKRRKKKSR, encoded by the exons atggATGCGTTCTTCCAATCCCGATCTCAGTCCCATGGCGGATGGACTCGGAATTCCTTCAAAAATTTCGGTCAGATCCCTTCGAATGTTCAAAATCATATGATGCTG GTTTACTTGACGCTATGTTGCGCGCTCGCGGCATCAGCGGTTGGAGCTTATCTCCACATTTTGATGAACGTTGGTGGATTTTTGACGATGTTGGGTTGCTTTGGTAGCATCATGGGTCTGCTTTCCATGCCTCCATATGAAGAG AAGAAGAGGTTTGGGCTTCTGATGGCCGCATCTGCTTTCGAGGGGGCTTCCATTGGCCCTTTGATTGAGCTTGCCATTGAGTTCGACTCCAG CATACTTGTCACAGCCTTTGTAGGGACCGCCATCGCATTTGCATGTTTCTCAGGAGCTGCCCTTCTCGCCAAGAGGAGAGAATATCTTTACTTGGGTGGATTGCTGTCTTCTGGCCTTTCCATCCTCATATGGTTGCAGTTCGCTAGTTCCATCTTTGGTCAATCTTCTGCTGGGTTGAAGATCGAG CTTTACCTTGGACTGTTAGTTTTCATCGGATACATGATATATGACACCCAAGAGATTTTGGAGAGAGCCTATCATGGAGAGATGGACTACGTGAAACATGCGCTTACCCTCTTTACAGATTTTCTTGCTGTTTTTGTCCGTATTCTCGTCATCATG ATAAAAAATTCATCCGAGAAATCTGAGGacaaaaggaggaagaagaaatctCGATAA
- the LOC122009583 gene encoding SEC12-like protein 1 isoform X1 — protein MEGDDTAGPATCAAWIRGPEKRLLVVMGRARNHSCPPVIDIIEFDPKTASLSPDPLARFVIRDEEGGDPLGIAVHPSGDEFVCSTASGCRLYDLDYHNLGIKILVKDLPAIQSIGTQKCLAFSTDGLKFAVGGEDGHLRIIHWPTLNLLLDEPKAHNSFRDMDISLDSEFLVSTSTDGSARIWKIAEGVPLASLTRTADEKIECCRFSRDGTKPFLFCTGQKGNKAVTTVWDISTWNRIGYKKLMGKPISVLSISLDGKYLGLGSKDGDMCVVEVNTMSISHLSKKLHLGTPISLMEFAPKERVVISTSSQWGFKLTKLNVPADWKEWQIYLILVGLFLASLIVFYILYENSDSFWNFPLGKDQPGRFRPVAFTDSQPSDDGPW, from the exons atggagggCGACGACACGGCGGGACCGGCGACGTGCGCGGCGTGGATCCGGGGACCGGAGAAGCGGCTGCTGGTGGTGATGGGAAGGGCGAGGAATCACTCCTGCCCTCCCGTGATCGACATCATCGAGTTCGACCCCAAGACCGCTTCTCTCTCCCCCGATCCCCTG GCGAGGTTCGTGATCAGGGATGAGGAGGGAGGCGACCCACTGGGGATCGCGGTGCACCCTAGTGGGGACGAGTTCGTTTGCTCCACCGCCAGCGGCTGCAG ATTATATGACTTAGATTATCACAATTTGGGTATAAAGATCCTAGTCAAGGATCTTCCAGCTATCCAGTCCATTGGCACTCAGAAATGTCTGGCATTTAGTACAGATGGTTTGAAATTTGCTGTTGGTGGAGAA GATGGACATCTTAGAATAATTCATTGGCCAACATTGAATTTGCTCTTAGATGAGCCAAAAGCTCACAACTCTTTTAGAGACATGGATATCAG CTTAGACTCAGAATTCTTAGTTTCAACATCTACTGATGGTTCTGCAAGAATATGGAAGATAGCTGAGGGTGTTCCATTAGCCTCATTAACTCGCACTGCA GATGAGAAGATTGAGTGTTGCCGATTTTCTAGAGATGGAACAAAACCCTTCTTATTTTGCACTGGCCAAAAAG GTAATAAAGCGGTAACTACAGTATGGGATATTAGTACATGGAACAGAATTGGTTATAAGAAGCTAATGGGAAAGCCTATTTCTGTTCTTTCAATTAGCTTGGATGGGAAGTACCTTGGACT TGGCAGCAAAGATGGTGATATGTGTGTAGTCGAAGTGAACACAATGTCAATTTCTCACTTGAGTAAGAAGCTTCATCTAGGCACTCCCATTTCATTGATGGAATTTGCTCCTAAAGAAAG GGTTGTTATTTCTACTTCCAGTCAATGGGGGTTCAAGCTCACCAAACTCAATGTACCTGCAGATTGGAAAG AGTGGCAGATCTACTTGATATTGGTGGGCCTCTTTTTGGCTTCACTAATCGTGTTCTATATATTGTATGAGAATTCTGATTCATTCTGGAACTTCCCTCTTGGCAAAGACCAACCTGGAAGATTTCGACCAGTGGCCTTCACCGATTCTCAACCTTCAGACGATGGCCCCTGGTGA
- the LOC122012708 gene encoding protein WUSCHEL-like, translating to MDSNSHHHHHHSNNNNSMQQHGQQQEEGSGGNGKAGGGFLCRQSSTRWIPTSDQIRILRDLYYNSGLRSPNADQIQRISARLRQYGKIEGKNVFYWFQNHKARERQKKRLTMDLAATAAAASSNDACTKTSMAFFSIVSFC from the coding sequence ATGGATTCCAATtctcaccaccaccaccaccacagcaacaacaacaacagcatGCAGCAGCATGGTCAGCAACAGGAGGAGGGAAGTGGCGGGAATGGCAAGGCTGGTGGCGGGTTCCTCTGCAGGCAGTCGAGCACGCGCTGGATCCCTACCAGCGACCAGATCCGCATCCTTCGGGATCTCTACTACAACAGCGGCCTCCGCTCGCCCAACGCCGACCAGATCCAGCGCATCTCCGCTCGCCTCCGGCAGTACGGGAAGATCGAGGGCAAGAACGTCTTCTACTGGTTCCAGAACCATAAGGCGCGCGAGCGACAGAAGAAGAGGCTCACCATGGACTTAgccgccaccgccgccgccgcctcctctaACGACGCCTGCACCAAGACTAGTATGGCGTTTTTTTCAATCGTTTCGTTTTGCTGA